In the Carcharodon carcharias isolate sCarCar2 chromosome 36 unlocalized genomic scaffold, sCarCar2.pri SUPER_36_unloc_9, whole genome shotgun sequence genome, one interval contains:
- the LOC121274468 gene encoding immunoglobulin kappa light chain-like produces MTAKVGETVKLTCHCIYELESVSRHFWYKQRVGEAPKLIDSQSCQGDNCKFISKKGHSENVLILEIRNAHMNDSDFYNCADKDVYEAIQNCPTLLVGDSSNNKASVRVFVPPGELHLRETVPLVYLVSGVSSNQIVIFWNISGLVTEGPSDPDTMEAGGTYSIRNHVMVSRETWKTGGVCTCIVQLGSPGKYWMKSVSFPKATVAGAGELAICSFYFIRL; encoded by the exons ATGACAGCTAAAGTCGGAGAGACGGTGAAATTAACCTGTCACTGCATTTACGAATTGGAATCGGTGTCTCGCCATTTCTGGTACAAACAACGTGTGGGTGAAGCTCCGAAACTAATCGACAGCCAGTCCTGTCAGGGCGACAATTGTAAGTTTATTTCCAAAAAAGGCCATAGCGAAAATGTGTTGATTCTAGAAATTCGCAATGCCCACATGAACGACTCAGATTTTTACAACTGTGCTGATAAGGATGTCTATGAAGCGATCCAGAATTGTCCCACACTACTGGTTGGAG ACAGTTCCAATAACAAGGCGTCTGTGCGGGTGTTTGTTCCGCCGGGTGAGCTGCATTTGAGGGAAACCGTCCCCTTAGTGTATTTGGTCAGTGGAGTTTCTTCCAACCAGATTGTCATTTTCTGGAATATTTCCGGCTTAGTCACCGAGGGACCGAGCGATCCCGATACAATGGAGGCGGGCGGGACCTACAGCATCAGAAATCACGTCATGGTGTCGAGGGAAACCTGGAAAACTGGCGGTGTCTGTACTTGTATTGTTCAACTGGGGTCTCCGGGCAAATATTGGATGAAAAGTGTATCGTTCCCCAAAGCAACAGTGGCAGGGGCAGGTGAGTTGGCGATCtgttcattttattttattcGACTTTAG